One region of Stegostoma tigrinum isolate sSteTig4 chromosome 19, sSteTig4.hap1, whole genome shotgun sequence genomic DNA includes:
- the LOC132210732 gene encoding troponin C, skeletal muscle-like: MFNNGQSLQLSVVLGSGTIDFEEFLVTMARQMREEVKGKSDKDIAKFIHVFDGHADGFIECSELHIAIMAAGEHVTEEEIHELIREWDKNTDGKLDLDEWSKLLKNDQ; the protein is encoded by the exons ATGTTTAACAATGGACAGAGCTTACAACTGAGTGTGGTCTTAGGTAGCGGCACCATTGATTTTGAAGAGTTCTTGGTGACGATGGCGAGGCAGATGAGAGAAGAAGTGAAAGGAAAGTCTGATAAAGACATCGCAAAATTCATTCATGTATTTGATGG CCATGCTGACGGCTTCATCGAATGTTCTGAGCTGCATATTGCCATCATGGCTGCTGGGGAGCATGTTACAGAGGAGGAAATTCATGAACTCATCAGGGAGTGGGACAAGAACACTGATGGCAAACTTGACTTGGATG AATGGTCAAAGTTGTTGAAGAATGACCAGTAA
- the LOC132210734 gene encoding troponin C, skeletal muscle-like, whose protein sequence is MTNQRKHRDILTSCVEVFGKMVFQFVCLIIPMYRRIQIVLCLILLCEVISSTIPSGADKKNTGGSGTIDFEEFLVKMAGRLMREEVKGKSDKDIAESFRVFDGNADGFIECSELYFTFKTSGEHVTEEEVHELIREWDKNSDGKLEFDEWSKLLKNDQ, encoded by the exons ATGACAAATCAAAGAAAGCACAGGGACATTCTTACCAGCTGCGTTGAAGTGTTTGGCAAAATGGTCTTCCAGTTTGTGTGTTTGATCATTCCAATGTACAGGAGAATCCAAATTGTGTTGTGTCTAATTTtactctgtgaagttatttcttcGACGATTCCTTCTGGAGCAGATAAGAAAAATACTGGAG GTAGCGGCACCATTGATTTTGAAGAGTTCTTGGTGAAGATGGCGGGGAGGCTGATGAGAGAAGAAGTGAAAGGAAAGTCTGACAAAGACATCGCAGAATCGTTTCGTGTATTTGATGG CAATGCTGACGGCTTCATCGAATGTTCTGAGCTGTATTTTACATTCAAGACTTCTGGGGAGCATGTTACAGAGGAGGAAGTTCATGAACTCATCAGGGAGTGGGACAAGAACAGTGATGGCAAACTTGAATTTGATG AATGGTCAAAGTTGTTGAAGAATGACCAGTAA
- the LOC132210727 gene encoding troponin C, skeletal muscle-like translates to MVFQFVRLIVPMYSRIQIVLCLILLCEVISSTIPSGADKKNTGGRGTIDFEEFLVTLARQMREEVKGKSDKDIAEFFRVFDSNADGFIECSELYFTFKTSGEHVTEEEVHELIREWDKNSDGKLDFDEWVKMMEKTQ, encoded by the exons ATGGTCTTCCAGTTTGTGCGTTTGATCGTTCCAATGTACAGCAGAATCCAAATTGTGTTGTGTCTAATTTtactctgtgaagttatttcttcGACGATTCCTTCTGGAGCAGATAAGAAAAATACTGGAG GTCGCGGCACCATTGATTTTGAAGAGTTCTTGGTGACGTTGGCGAGGCAGATGAGAGAAGAAGTGAAAGGAAAGTCTGACAAAGACATCGCAGAATTCTTTCGTGTATTTGATAG CAATGCTGACGGCTTCATCGAATGTTCTGAGCTGTATTTTACATTCAAGACTTCTGGGGAGCATGTTACAGAGGAGGAAGTTCATGAACTCATCAGGGAGTGGGACAAGAACAGTGATGGCAAACTTGACTTTGATG AATGGGTGAAGATGATGGAGAAGACCCAATAA
- the LOC132210728 gene encoding troponin C, skeletal muscle-like — protein MFNNGQSLQLSVVLSSGTIDFEEFLVTMARQMREEVKGKSDKDIAKFIHVFDGNADGFIDCSELHLAIMTAGEHVTEEEAHELIREWDKNTDGKLDLDEWSKLLKNDQ, from the exons ATGTTTAACAATGGACAGAGCTTACAACTGAGTGTGGTCTTAAGTAGCGGCACCATTGATTTTGAAGAGTTCTTGGTGACGATGGCGAGGCAGATGAGAGAAGAAGTGAAAGGGAAGTCTGATAAAGACATCGCAAAATTCATTCATGTATTTGATGG CAATGCTGACGGCTTCATCGATTGTTCTGAGCTGCATTTGGCCATCATGACTGCTGGGGAGCATGTTACAGAGGAGGAAGCTCATGAACTCATCAGGGAGTGGGACAAGAACACTGATGGCAAACTTGACTTGGATG AATGGTCGAAGTTGTTGAAGAATGACCAGTAA